The following are encoded together in the Fundulus heteroclitus isolate FHET01 chromosome 19, MU-UCD_Fhet_4.1, whole genome shotgun sequence genome:
- the numb gene encoding protein numb homolog isoform X1, producing MNKLRQSFRRKKDIYVPESSRPHQWQTDEEAVRSGKCSFAVKYLGHVEVEESRGMHICEDAVKRLKTDRKFFKGFFAKAGKKAVRAVLWVSADGLRVVDDKTKDLILDQTIEKVSFCAPDRNFERAFSYICRDGTTRRWICHCFMAIKDSGERLSHAVGCAFAACLERKQKREKECGVTATFDANRTTFTREGSFRVTTATEAAEREEVMRQLQDARKAETDVKVAGNSANSVTNSAVHQPGGSPSPSSSPPLSVVALGPQVIPRRHAPAEALARQGSFRGFPALSQKTSPFKRQMSLRMNELPSTMQRKSDFPIKNTVPEVEGEGDSISSLCTQIASAFSGPPEDPFSSAPMPKPASSPQSPVAPVNGTMPAFSVATATAAIPPVLHPALPARETNPWATNPAGPPVSAHPGADWPSTTPVIVAPPTGSPASSAHKRSSSEADRWLEEVTKSVRAPQSKPIPAGGTPPPQLFAAPAQMPMASVSVVPPVPFIPSLPPTVPMVPPRQPTFHAQAPASYPVSNGLPFPQPGVQVFGITPSQMVANVFGSATHPQPFPVPASTTPQTDAQAIHNISPYMKPPLPAEVSPAPLQPANGRAAFNGADGWAASSQVASPSPYVQSAPAQQEDAFEAQWAALENRPHQRTTPSPTNPFSTELQKTFEIQL from the exons TACCTGGGGCATGTGGAAGTGGAGGAGTCGAGAGGCATGCACATCTGCGAGGATGCAGTGAAGCGGCTTAAGACG GACAGGAAATTCTTCAAAGGATTCTTTGCTAAA gCTGGGAAGAAGGCGGTGCGAGCTGTGCTGTGGGTCTCGGCTGATGGTCTTCGTGTCGTAGACGACAAAACAAAG GACCTGATTCTGGATCAGACAATAGAGAAGGTTTCGTTCTGTGCTCCAGACAGGAACTTTGAGAGGGCGTTCTCGTACATCTGCAGGGATGGCACCACGCGCCGCTGGATCTGCCACTGTTTCATGGCCATCAAAGACTCA GGAGAGCGGCTCAGCCACGCTGTGGGCTGTGCCTTTGCTGCGTGTCTGGAGAGGAAACAGAAGCGGGAGAAGGAGTGTGGCGTCACGGCAACCTTCGACGCCAACAGAACCACTTTTACCCGGGAAGGCTCATTCCGCGTTACCACAGCAACAGAGGCTGCGGAGAGAGAAGAAGTCATGAGGCAATTGCAGGATGCTAGAAAAG CAGAGACGGACGTGAAGGTCGCCGGGAACTCTGCCAACAGCGTGACGAACTCTGCGGTGCACCAGCCGGGAGGCTCCCCGTCCCCCTCGTCCTCCCCGCCTCTGTCGGTGGTGGCGCTGGGACCTCAGGTGATACCCCGCAGGCACGCGCCGGCCGAGGCGCTCGCCCGGCAGGGCTCCTTCAGAGGCTTCCCGGCCCTCAGCCAGAAGACCTCTCCCTTCAAACGGCAGATGTCGCTGCGCATGAATGAGCTGCCCTCCACCATGCAGCGAAAGTCGGACTTCCCGATAAAAAACACAG TCCCTGAGGTGGAGGGAGAAGGTGACAGCATCAGTTCGCTGTGCACTCAGATCGCCAGCGCTTTCAGCGGACCCCCGGAGGACCCGTTCTCTTCCGCTCCGATGCCCAAACCAGCGTCCTCCCCACAGTCTCCAGTGGCCCCAG TAAACGGCACCATGCCTGCCTTCTCTGTTGCCACCGCCACCGCCGCCATCCCCCCAGTGCTGCACCCTGCTCTGCCTGCTCGAGAGACTAACCCCTGGGCTACAAACCCAGCAGGGCCCCCGGTTTCAGCCCACCCAG GAGCGGACTGGCCATCGACGACACCAGTGATAGTAGCCCCGCCCACCGGCTCTCCAGCCTCGTCCGCTCACAAACGATCATCATCGGAAGCCGACCGCTGGCTGGAAGAAGTCACCAAATCTGTCCGAGCGCCGCAGTCTAAACCAATCCCTGCAGGAGGCACGCCTCCCCCCCAGCTGTTTGCCGCTCCGGCGCAGATGCCAATGGCCTCCGTCTCTGTCGTCCCGCCGGTGCCCTTCATCCCTTCCCTACCCCCTACTGTCCCCATGGTGCCCCCCCGCCAGCCCACTTTCCACGCCCAGGCGCCGGCCTCCTACCCAGTGTCCAACGGGCTGCCGTTTCCTCAGCCCGGCGTCCAGGTGTTCGGCATAACTCCTTCCCAGATGGTGGCTAATGTCTTTGGCTCCGCCACCCATCCCCAGCCTTTTCCAGTTCCGGCCTCCACAACGCCACAGACTGATGCTCAGGCCATCCATAACATTTCCCCGTACATGAAGCCCCCGCTGCCCGCGGAGGTAAGCCCCGCCCCCCTGCAGCCCGCCAACGGCCGGGCCGCCTTCAACGGCGCCGACGGCTGGGCGGCCTCGTCCCAAGTCGCTTCGCCTTCTCCGTACGTCCAGTCTGCGCCAGCGCAGCAGGAAGATGCTTTTGAAGCCCAGTGGGCCGCCCTGGAGAACCGCCCGCACCAGCGCAccaccccctcccccacaaACCCCTTCTCCACCGAGCTGCAAAAGACATTTGAGATCCAGCTCTGA
- the numb gene encoding protein numb homolog isoform X4: MNKLRQSFRRKKDIYVPESSRPHQWQTDEEAVRSGKCSFAVKYLGHVEVEESRGMHICEDAVKRLKTAGKKAVRAVLWVSADGLRVVDDKTKDLILDQTIEKVSFCAPDRNFERAFSYICRDGTTRRWICHCFMAIKDSGERLSHAVGCAFAACLERKQKREKECGVTATFDANRTTFTREGSFRVTTATEAAEREEVMRQLQDARKETDVKVAGNSANSVTNSAVHQPGGSPSPSSSPPLSVVALGPQVIPRRHAPAEALARQGSFRGFPALSQKTSPFKRQMSLRMNELPSTMQRKSDFPIKNTVPEVEGEGDSISSLCTQIASAFSGPPEDPFSSAPMPKPASSPQSPVAPVNGTMPAFSVATATAAIPPVLHPALPARETNPWATNPAGPPVSAHPGADWPSTTPVIVAPPTGSPASSAHKRSSSEADRWLEEVTKSVRAPQSKPIPAGGTPPPQLFAAPAQMPMASVSVVPPVPFIPSLPPTVPMVPPRQPTFHAQAPASYPVSNGLPFPQPGVQVFGITPSQMVANVFGSATHPQPFPVPASTTPQTDAQAIHNISPYMKPPLPAEVSPAPLQPANGRAAFNGADGWAASSQVASPSPYVQSAPAQQEDAFEAQWAALENRPHQRTTPSPTNPFSTELQKTFEIQL, encoded by the exons TACCTGGGGCATGTGGAAGTGGAGGAGTCGAGAGGCATGCACATCTGCGAGGATGCAGTGAAGCGGCTTAAGACG gCTGGGAAGAAGGCGGTGCGAGCTGTGCTGTGGGTCTCGGCTGATGGTCTTCGTGTCGTAGACGACAAAACAAAG GACCTGATTCTGGATCAGACAATAGAGAAGGTTTCGTTCTGTGCTCCAGACAGGAACTTTGAGAGGGCGTTCTCGTACATCTGCAGGGATGGCACCACGCGCCGCTGGATCTGCCACTGTTTCATGGCCATCAAAGACTCA GGAGAGCGGCTCAGCCACGCTGTGGGCTGTGCCTTTGCTGCGTGTCTGGAGAGGAAACAGAAGCGGGAGAAGGAGTGTGGCGTCACGGCAACCTTCGACGCCAACAGAACCACTTTTACCCGGGAAGGCTCATTCCGCGTTACCACAGCAACAGAGGCTGCGGAGAGAGAAGAAGTCATGAGGCAATTGCAGGATGCTAGAAAAG AGACGGACGTGAAGGTCGCCGGGAACTCTGCCAACAGCGTGACGAACTCTGCGGTGCACCAGCCGGGAGGCTCCCCGTCCCCCTCGTCCTCCCCGCCTCTGTCGGTGGTGGCGCTGGGACCTCAGGTGATACCCCGCAGGCACGCGCCGGCCGAGGCGCTCGCCCGGCAGGGCTCCTTCAGAGGCTTCCCGGCCCTCAGCCAGAAGACCTCTCCCTTCAAACGGCAGATGTCGCTGCGCATGAATGAGCTGCCCTCCACCATGCAGCGAAAGTCGGACTTCCCGATAAAAAACACAG TCCCTGAGGTGGAGGGAGAAGGTGACAGCATCAGTTCGCTGTGCACTCAGATCGCCAGCGCTTTCAGCGGACCCCCGGAGGACCCGTTCTCTTCCGCTCCGATGCCCAAACCAGCGTCCTCCCCACAGTCTCCAGTGGCCCCAG TAAACGGCACCATGCCTGCCTTCTCTGTTGCCACCGCCACCGCCGCCATCCCCCCAGTGCTGCACCCTGCTCTGCCTGCTCGAGAGACTAACCCCTGGGCTACAAACCCAGCAGGGCCCCCGGTTTCAGCCCACCCAG GAGCGGACTGGCCATCGACGACACCAGTGATAGTAGCCCCGCCCACCGGCTCTCCAGCCTCGTCCGCTCACAAACGATCATCATCGGAAGCCGACCGCTGGCTGGAAGAAGTCACCAAATCTGTCCGAGCGCCGCAGTCTAAACCAATCCCTGCAGGAGGCACGCCTCCCCCCCAGCTGTTTGCCGCTCCGGCGCAGATGCCAATGGCCTCCGTCTCTGTCGTCCCGCCGGTGCCCTTCATCCCTTCCCTACCCCCTACTGTCCCCATGGTGCCCCCCCGCCAGCCCACTTTCCACGCCCAGGCGCCGGCCTCCTACCCAGTGTCCAACGGGCTGCCGTTTCCTCAGCCCGGCGTCCAGGTGTTCGGCATAACTCCTTCCCAGATGGTGGCTAATGTCTTTGGCTCCGCCACCCATCCCCAGCCTTTTCCAGTTCCGGCCTCCACAACGCCACAGACTGATGCTCAGGCCATCCATAACATTTCCCCGTACATGAAGCCCCCGCTGCCCGCGGAGGTAAGCCCCGCCCCCCTGCAGCCCGCCAACGGCCGGGCCGCCTTCAACGGCGCCGACGGCTGGGCGGCCTCGTCCCAAGTCGCTTCGCCTTCTCCGTACGTCCAGTCTGCGCCAGCGCAGCAGGAAGATGCTTTTGAAGCCCAGTGGGCCGCCCTGGAGAACCGCCCGCACCAGCGCAccaccccctcccccacaaACCCCTTCTCCACCGAGCTGCAAAAGACATTTGAGATCCAGCTCTGA
- the numb gene encoding protein numb homolog isoform X2: MNKLRQSFRRKKDIYVPESSRPHQWQTDEEAVRSGKCSFAVKYLGHVEVEESRGMHICEDAVKRLKTDRKFFKGFFAKAGKKAVRAVLWVSADGLRVVDDKTKDLILDQTIEKVSFCAPDRNFERAFSYICRDGTTRRWICHCFMAIKDSGERLSHAVGCAFAACLERKQKREKECGVTATFDANRTTFTREGSFRVTTATEAAEREEVMRQLQDARKETDVKVAGNSANSVTNSAVHQPGGSPSPSSSPPLSVVALGPQVIPRRHAPAEALARQGSFRGFPALSQKTSPFKRQMSLRMNELPSTMQRKSDFPIKNTVPEVEGEGDSISSLCTQIASAFSGPPEDPFSSAPMPKPASSPQSPVAPVNGTMPAFSVATATAAIPPVLHPALPARETNPWATNPAGPPVSAHPGADWPSTTPVIVAPPTGSPASSAHKRSSSEADRWLEEVTKSVRAPQSKPIPAGGTPPPQLFAAPAQMPMASVSVVPPVPFIPSLPPTVPMVPPRQPTFHAQAPASYPVSNGLPFPQPGVQVFGITPSQMVANVFGSATHPQPFPVPASTTPQTDAQAIHNISPYMKPPLPAEVSPAPLQPANGRAAFNGADGWAASSQVASPSPYVQSAPAQQEDAFEAQWAALENRPHQRTTPSPTNPFSTELQKTFEIQL, from the exons TACCTGGGGCATGTGGAAGTGGAGGAGTCGAGAGGCATGCACATCTGCGAGGATGCAGTGAAGCGGCTTAAGACG GACAGGAAATTCTTCAAAGGATTCTTTGCTAAA gCTGGGAAGAAGGCGGTGCGAGCTGTGCTGTGGGTCTCGGCTGATGGTCTTCGTGTCGTAGACGACAAAACAAAG GACCTGATTCTGGATCAGACAATAGAGAAGGTTTCGTTCTGTGCTCCAGACAGGAACTTTGAGAGGGCGTTCTCGTACATCTGCAGGGATGGCACCACGCGCCGCTGGATCTGCCACTGTTTCATGGCCATCAAAGACTCA GGAGAGCGGCTCAGCCACGCTGTGGGCTGTGCCTTTGCTGCGTGTCTGGAGAGGAAACAGAAGCGGGAGAAGGAGTGTGGCGTCACGGCAACCTTCGACGCCAACAGAACCACTTTTACCCGGGAAGGCTCATTCCGCGTTACCACAGCAACAGAGGCTGCGGAGAGAGAAGAAGTCATGAGGCAATTGCAGGATGCTAGAAAAG AGACGGACGTGAAGGTCGCCGGGAACTCTGCCAACAGCGTGACGAACTCTGCGGTGCACCAGCCGGGAGGCTCCCCGTCCCCCTCGTCCTCCCCGCCTCTGTCGGTGGTGGCGCTGGGACCTCAGGTGATACCCCGCAGGCACGCGCCGGCCGAGGCGCTCGCCCGGCAGGGCTCCTTCAGAGGCTTCCCGGCCCTCAGCCAGAAGACCTCTCCCTTCAAACGGCAGATGTCGCTGCGCATGAATGAGCTGCCCTCCACCATGCAGCGAAAGTCGGACTTCCCGATAAAAAACACAG TCCCTGAGGTGGAGGGAGAAGGTGACAGCATCAGTTCGCTGTGCACTCAGATCGCCAGCGCTTTCAGCGGACCCCCGGAGGACCCGTTCTCTTCCGCTCCGATGCCCAAACCAGCGTCCTCCCCACAGTCTCCAGTGGCCCCAG TAAACGGCACCATGCCTGCCTTCTCTGTTGCCACCGCCACCGCCGCCATCCCCCCAGTGCTGCACCCTGCTCTGCCTGCTCGAGAGACTAACCCCTGGGCTACAAACCCAGCAGGGCCCCCGGTTTCAGCCCACCCAG GAGCGGACTGGCCATCGACGACACCAGTGATAGTAGCCCCGCCCACCGGCTCTCCAGCCTCGTCCGCTCACAAACGATCATCATCGGAAGCCGACCGCTGGCTGGAAGAAGTCACCAAATCTGTCCGAGCGCCGCAGTCTAAACCAATCCCTGCAGGAGGCACGCCTCCCCCCCAGCTGTTTGCCGCTCCGGCGCAGATGCCAATGGCCTCCGTCTCTGTCGTCCCGCCGGTGCCCTTCATCCCTTCCCTACCCCCTACTGTCCCCATGGTGCCCCCCCGCCAGCCCACTTTCCACGCCCAGGCGCCGGCCTCCTACCCAGTGTCCAACGGGCTGCCGTTTCCTCAGCCCGGCGTCCAGGTGTTCGGCATAACTCCTTCCCAGATGGTGGCTAATGTCTTTGGCTCCGCCACCCATCCCCAGCCTTTTCCAGTTCCGGCCTCCACAACGCCACAGACTGATGCTCAGGCCATCCATAACATTTCCCCGTACATGAAGCCCCCGCTGCCCGCGGAGGTAAGCCCCGCCCCCCTGCAGCCCGCCAACGGCCGGGCCGCCTTCAACGGCGCCGACGGCTGGGCGGCCTCGTCCCAAGTCGCTTCGCCTTCTCCGTACGTCCAGTCTGCGCCAGCGCAGCAGGAAGATGCTTTTGAAGCCCAGTGGGCCGCCCTGGAGAACCGCCCGCACCAGCGCAccaccccctcccccacaaACCCCTTCTCCACCGAGCTGCAAAAGACATTTGAGATCCAGCTCTGA
- the numb gene encoding protein numb homolog isoform X5, which yields MNKLRQSFRRKKDIYVPESSRPHQWQTDEEAVRSGKCSFAVKYLGHVEVEESRGMHICEDAVKRLKTDRKFFKGFFAKAGKKAVRAVLWVSADGLRVVDDKTKDLILDQTIEKVSFCAPDRNFERAFSYICRDGTTRRWICHCFMAIKDSGERLSHAVGCAFAACLERKQKREKECGVTATFDANRTTFTREGSFRVTTATEAAEREEVMRQLQDARKAETDVKVAGNSANSVTNSAVHQPGGSPSPSSSPPLSVVALGPQVIPRRHAPAEALARQGSFRGFPALSQKTSPFKRQMSLRMNELPSTMQRKSDFPIKNTVPEVEGEGDSISSLCTQIASAFSGPPEDPFSSAPMPKPASSPQSPVAPGADWPSTTPVIVAPPTGSPASSAHKRSSSEADRWLEEVTKSVRAPQSKPIPAGGTPPPQLFAAPAQMPMASVSVVPPVPFIPSLPPTVPMVPPRQPTFHAQAPASYPVSNGLPFPQPGVQVFGITPSQMVANVFGSATHPQPFPVPASTTPQTDAQAIHNISPYMKPPLPAEVSPAPLQPANGRAAFNGADGWAASSQVASPSPYVQSAPAQQEDAFEAQWAALENRPHQRTTPSPTNPFSTELQKTFEIQL from the exons TACCTGGGGCATGTGGAAGTGGAGGAGTCGAGAGGCATGCACATCTGCGAGGATGCAGTGAAGCGGCTTAAGACG GACAGGAAATTCTTCAAAGGATTCTTTGCTAAA gCTGGGAAGAAGGCGGTGCGAGCTGTGCTGTGGGTCTCGGCTGATGGTCTTCGTGTCGTAGACGACAAAACAAAG GACCTGATTCTGGATCAGACAATAGAGAAGGTTTCGTTCTGTGCTCCAGACAGGAACTTTGAGAGGGCGTTCTCGTACATCTGCAGGGATGGCACCACGCGCCGCTGGATCTGCCACTGTTTCATGGCCATCAAAGACTCA GGAGAGCGGCTCAGCCACGCTGTGGGCTGTGCCTTTGCTGCGTGTCTGGAGAGGAAACAGAAGCGGGAGAAGGAGTGTGGCGTCACGGCAACCTTCGACGCCAACAGAACCACTTTTACCCGGGAAGGCTCATTCCGCGTTACCACAGCAACAGAGGCTGCGGAGAGAGAAGAAGTCATGAGGCAATTGCAGGATGCTAGAAAAG CAGAGACGGACGTGAAGGTCGCCGGGAACTCTGCCAACAGCGTGACGAACTCTGCGGTGCACCAGCCGGGAGGCTCCCCGTCCCCCTCGTCCTCCCCGCCTCTGTCGGTGGTGGCGCTGGGACCTCAGGTGATACCCCGCAGGCACGCGCCGGCCGAGGCGCTCGCCCGGCAGGGCTCCTTCAGAGGCTTCCCGGCCCTCAGCCAGAAGACCTCTCCCTTCAAACGGCAGATGTCGCTGCGCATGAATGAGCTGCCCTCCACCATGCAGCGAAAGTCGGACTTCCCGATAAAAAACACAG TCCCTGAGGTGGAGGGAGAAGGTGACAGCATCAGTTCGCTGTGCACTCAGATCGCCAGCGCTTTCAGCGGACCCCCGGAGGACCCGTTCTCTTCCGCTCCGATGCCCAAACCAGCGTCCTCCCCACAGTCTCCAGTGGCCCCAG GAGCGGACTGGCCATCGACGACACCAGTGATAGTAGCCCCGCCCACCGGCTCTCCAGCCTCGTCCGCTCACAAACGATCATCATCGGAAGCCGACCGCTGGCTGGAAGAAGTCACCAAATCTGTCCGAGCGCCGCAGTCTAAACCAATCCCTGCAGGAGGCACGCCTCCCCCCCAGCTGTTTGCCGCTCCGGCGCAGATGCCAATGGCCTCCGTCTCTGTCGTCCCGCCGGTGCCCTTCATCCCTTCCCTACCCCCTACTGTCCCCATGGTGCCCCCCCGCCAGCCCACTTTCCACGCCCAGGCGCCGGCCTCCTACCCAGTGTCCAACGGGCTGCCGTTTCCTCAGCCCGGCGTCCAGGTGTTCGGCATAACTCCTTCCCAGATGGTGGCTAATGTCTTTGGCTCCGCCACCCATCCCCAGCCTTTTCCAGTTCCGGCCTCCACAACGCCACAGACTGATGCTCAGGCCATCCATAACATTTCCCCGTACATGAAGCCCCCGCTGCCCGCGGAGGTAAGCCCCGCCCCCCTGCAGCCCGCCAACGGCCGGGCCGCCTTCAACGGCGCCGACGGCTGGGCGGCCTCGTCCCAAGTCGCTTCGCCTTCTCCGTACGTCCAGTCTGCGCCAGCGCAGCAGGAAGATGCTTTTGAAGCCCAGTGGGCCGCCCTGGAGAACCGCCCGCACCAGCGCAccaccccctcccccacaaACCCCTTCTCCACCGAGCTGCAAAAGACATTTGAGATCCAGCTCTGA
- the numb gene encoding protein numb homolog isoform X3, whose protein sequence is MNKLRQSFRRKKDIYVPESSRPHQWQTDEEAVRSGKCSFAVKYLGHVEVEESRGMHICEDAVKRLKTAGKKAVRAVLWVSADGLRVVDDKTKDLILDQTIEKVSFCAPDRNFERAFSYICRDGTTRRWICHCFMAIKDSGERLSHAVGCAFAACLERKQKREKECGVTATFDANRTTFTREGSFRVTTATEAAEREEVMRQLQDARKAETDVKVAGNSANSVTNSAVHQPGGSPSPSSSPPLSVVALGPQVIPRRHAPAEALARQGSFRGFPALSQKTSPFKRQMSLRMNELPSTMQRKSDFPIKNTVPEVEGEGDSISSLCTQIASAFSGPPEDPFSSAPMPKPASSPQSPVAPVNGTMPAFSVATATAAIPPVLHPALPARETNPWATNPAGPPVSAHPGADWPSTTPVIVAPPTGSPASSAHKRSSSEADRWLEEVTKSVRAPQSKPIPAGGTPPPQLFAAPAQMPMASVSVVPPVPFIPSLPPTVPMVPPRQPTFHAQAPASYPVSNGLPFPQPGVQVFGITPSQMVANVFGSATHPQPFPVPASTTPQTDAQAIHNISPYMKPPLPAEVSPAPLQPANGRAAFNGADGWAASSQVASPSPYVQSAPAQQEDAFEAQWAALENRPHQRTTPSPTNPFSTELQKTFEIQL, encoded by the exons TACCTGGGGCATGTGGAAGTGGAGGAGTCGAGAGGCATGCACATCTGCGAGGATGCAGTGAAGCGGCTTAAGACG gCTGGGAAGAAGGCGGTGCGAGCTGTGCTGTGGGTCTCGGCTGATGGTCTTCGTGTCGTAGACGACAAAACAAAG GACCTGATTCTGGATCAGACAATAGAGAAGGTTTCGTTCTGTGCTCCAGACAGGAACTTTGAGAGGGCGTTCTCGTACATCTGCAGGGATGGCACCACGCGCCGCTGGATCTGCCACTGTTTCATGGCCATCAAAGACTCA GGAGAGCGGCTCAGCCACGCTGTGGGCTGTGCCTTTGCTGCGTGTCTGGAGAGGAAACAGAAGCGGGAGAAGGAGTGTGGCGTCACGGCAACCTTCGACGCCAACAGAACCACTTTTACCCGGGAAGGCTCATTCCGCGTTACCACAGCAACAGAGGCTGCGGAGAGAGAAGAAGTCATGAGGCAATTGCAGGATGCTAGAAAAG CAGAGACGGACGTGAAGGTCGCCGGGAACTCTGCCAACAGCGTGACGAACTCTGCGGTGCACCAGCCGGGAGGCTCCCCGTCCCCCTCGTCCTCCCCGCCTCTGTCGGTGGTGGCGCTGGGACCTCAGGTGATACCCCGCAGGCACGCGCCGGCCGAGGCGCTCGCCCGGCAGGGCTCCTTCAGAGGCTTCCCGGCCCTCAGCCAGAAGACCTCTCCCTTCAAACGGCAGATGTCGCTGCGCATGAATGAGCTGCCCTCCACCATGCAGCGAAAGTCGGACTTCCCGATAAAAAACACAG TCCCTGAGGTGGAGGGAGAAGGTGACAGCATCAGTTCGCTGTGCACTCAGATCGCCAGCGCTTTCAGCGGACCCCCGGAGGACCCGTTCTCTTCCGCTCCGATGCCCAAACCAGCGTCCTCCCCACAGTCTCCAGTGGCCCCAG TAAACGGCACCATGCCTGCCTTCTCTGTTGCCACCGCCACCGCCGCCATCCCCCCAGTGCTGCACCCTGCTCTGCCTGCTCGAGAGACTAACCCCTGGGCTACAAACCCAGCAGGGCCCCCGGTTTCAGCCCACCCAG GAGCGGACTGGCCATCGACGACACCAGTGATAGTAGCCCCGCCCACCGGCTCTCCAGCCTCGTCCGCTCACAAACGATCATCATCGGAAGCCGACCGCTGGCTGGAAGAAGTCACCAAATCTGTCCGAGCGCCGCAGTCTAAACCAATCCCTGCAGGAGGCACGCCTCCCCCCCAGCTGTTTGCCGCTCCGGCGCAGATGCCAATGGCCTCCGTCTCTGTCGTCCCGCCGGTGCCCTTCATCCCTTCCCTACCCCCTACTGTCCCCATGGTGCCCCCCCGCCAGCCCACTTTCCACGCCCAGGCGCCGGCCTCCTACCCAGTGTCCAACGGGCTGCCGTTTCCTCAGCCCGGCGTCCAGGTGTTCGGCATAACTCCTTCCCAGATGGTGGCTAATGTCTTTGGCTCCGCCACCCATCCCCAGCCTTTTCCAGTTCCGGCCTCCACAACGCCACAGACTGATGCTCAGGCCATCCATAACATTTCCCCGTACATGAAGCCCCCGCTGCCCGCGGAGGTAAGCCCCGCCCCCCTGCAGCCCGCCAACGGCCGGGCCGCCTTCAACGGCGCCGACGGCTGGGCGGCCTCGTCCCAAGTCGCTTCGCCTTCTCCGTACGTCCAGTCTGCGCCAGCGCAGCAGGAAGATGCTTTTGAAGCCCAGTGGGCCGCCCTGGAGAACCGCCCGCACCAGCGCAccaccccctcccccacaaACCCCTTCTCCACCGAGCTGCAAAAGACATTTGAGATCCAGCTCTGA